The DNA sequence gacttatatgacgtcacaagcatcctgtcaaagctccgaagtaaaagcggataaattcaaatgtccgtttctactgcgatgttttttcaaaagctagtgtagatgttttcttttacgtgccaaattttcttcattatttgaaatttgaaatatttttttaacagacttatagatatggttgaaataagttcttttttgtaaaaaaaggattttttgaaaaaatgtagatgtccgtatctactttgctgccatcgattttatgagccagttttgtgacgcccatactaTGTAAGTGTTGAATAAATAACCAAAccacaaaaagttgaaaactccaacattgtcacttcaaattcaatatctcaaaaacggctgaaccgattttgataaatcatgtcgaaaaaccatcgctagaaacctgctttcaaataaaaaaccgcatcaaatCGTTTcgcccgcttaagagctacggggcacagacagacacatacacacaggggtcgggggttaaaaaaaaaccttccaaaactgtcatttttgggtcatatttttaaactatcggaatcgattgtgttCTTGTTTCTGACtaggaaaaactatatttttttataacattaaaaaaagtaaaggtacacttttgtgaaaatgcccttttacgcgtaaaccattagatccaagaatcgaattgaaattccgggattttacgtgcgaatttctaaaaattaaattgtggtctttattaattttgcataataaacaacagtgccaaattttattactctttaaCCAGTGGAtgagattttgaaattttatacctaccccgtgggaatattgggataaaaagttgcctatgtgttattccagatgtccagctatgtacatatcaaatttcatccggagtccagctgttttaacgtgaaggaataacaaacacacacacatacacacaaactttcgcatttataaaattagtaggatTTTAGAATTAGCGCTTTGCGAGTGGCGGGGGTAAAAGCGGAGCCTAACGTGACAATTATTTTCGGGCTACTTTATATTCACTCCTAGACTTCATCTAACCTGAAAGTCGTCCAAAGTATTTACGTGAGAGAGCACCCTAATTTCATATTTCATGTCTCAGCACTAACAACTAGGGCTGCCACATAACCGaattatacaaacaaacattctcACCCAATGTTTGACGATGTTCCGAAGTTTAAACTTCATTACTTCGCGGGCGGCGGCGCTGCTCTCCGGGTCGTAGATACCTGAGCAATCAAGGTTATTGTTTGAGCTTAGGTTTTTGCTCAAAGCGTACACAAAAACACTTAAGGTAAACGTGCGAGTGCTCGACATGCTAATGcctaatagacgacaccctgctgtcacctctattgttgatgacataagattaaagatgccatctattgggacagtgacgagcactcgtacgttaactttatatttttatttttaatgaactatCTAAATCCATAAGGTGGCCAAATGCTATACTTgcgcttaaaaaatatatttgttgtaATCTTTGACATAACTTTTGATAAAAAGTCGACACTTTACTCTTAAAAGAGAATAAGCtaataactattaaaattaaGGGATGTAAATAAATCTTTCAGGCCTTCCAGTTGTCTGATTGAATTgaaagttaattaatttaataacaactTAGCAAGTATAGTGACCAAAAAGTTgtattaaagtttaaaaatacctctacctacgtaggtattttacaaaaaaaatatagcgagacatttgacaccaatgacctagtcccaaagtaagcaaagcttttaaatatttaaaagtacctaccggATAACAGAACATACTAAacttgtgtaaataaatgacaaatatGTTAACaatgtgaataaatgaattaattacTTACTACTTAAGAGCACTCATTCCAAAATCTTACAAATTAATTAGCTTGTTGTTTTAGGCATATCAATTTGTTGTCATTGCCGTAACCATAGTACAACATCAGTTAGTTTACTTTGATTTAAGTTGTTttcattataaatgcaaaacaaTTTAGTAGTTCTGAGAGAACAGAATCTGTGAATCAGCATAGGTGGCTGCACTTTATATTAATCAAAAGtcgaaaagaaataaaaatatccaaccagttaaatgttttttaatacaaacttttgtGTCGAATGTACTCAAGTACGTACTCAAGTCAATCCGAATACTAAAAGTGGACGGAATTCGATTCACAAGATTTAAAGACATATACATACGCACATTGTAAGTTGATAAGCATGTAAAAAAACTTGTTGTAAAATAGTCACAAATGCGAAACATGGACACtttgtttgttgtattttttggtTTGTAGATGAAAGCGCGTGTTACTAAATCACCAATTCTCCAGTAATAATTGCTATAGCCCTTCGGCTGGCTTCcgccttttttttaaatctcgtaAAGTGGCGCcatcattttgaaaaaaactcCGATAGAGGGTCCTACCAACTAGACCACTGGATAATGCGACCAACCAACCAAAAACCTTAATCACTTACGTAGGTATGGCGATAAGCCATCAATGGAACTGAGGGTCTAACCAAATTCAAACTCGTACACGTCTCAGGGCCTCCGCTAACTCGGGCGGGTGCATGGCTTGGCTTGACGCAGCGTGTTGTTCCAATAGGTTTCAATAGAGCAGACCCGCCTCACGCAACGCCGCTCTACTCGTATAGATGACATGAAACAAGCACGCCGCGCCCGCTCTAAGCTGTGCACCCGCACGACTTAGAAGACCCTCAGTTCAATGGACCAAATGCTGATGTTACCTTACCTCCATCTCTGACTGGTATGATGTCGTCTCCGGCAGGCAGCAGGCCACTGTATCCAGAGCGGGGGTAGCCCGGGTGAGGCGGGGTCTCCTCCTGGCCCAACTGCCGTTGCAGCATCATCTCAGGATTCGAAGACTGAATAATGAAGGTATTTAAAGCTGAGAACAATATTTAGGCTACGAGGGTTGCCTAATGGCCTAATAAGGTAAGTACGTCATTTTAAGACCCTATTGCGGTTataacatttgaatttgaagtttaccaTGAACTTTACGGAGAAGGAACACATCGTGAGACAACCTGCTCCATTGCTTTTGCTCTTGAAATTGTTGCTACACAGTTTAAGCTTTTTGACGACaagatagcctagtggttagagaacctgaatacgaagcttgaggtcccgggttcgattcccgtgtcggggcagatatatttgtatgaaaaatacgaatgtttgttctctggtcttgggtatttaatatttatgtatttaagtatgtatctatctataaaattatatttatccgttgcttagtacccataacacaagctttgctaagcttactttgggactaggtcaattggtgtgaattgtcccgtgatatttattatttgtttatttacttatttatgtttttttataataaaatatttttatataaggtaaaagtccgagtgctcgacacgttaatgtccaatagacgacaccctgctctCATCCATTGACATAAGATTACAGATGCcatctattgggacagtgacgagcactggtacgtttaccttattaaaAGTTTTCTGAAAATAACTAAGGCAACGCAAAAATCCCATTGGACAtggctcgaacccacgatcctctgcgtGAGAGGCCACAGGTAACAATCATACAGCTTTTTCCAATTTTCATACTTACCTGTAATGAATATAGCATTATACTAAAAACAATTTAAGATTCATAACTTCTCGATCTGAAATTCAAGGGTAATTAAGTAACTAAGTACTTAGCGACTACCGTCTTACCTACTAACTTATGTTTAAGTGTACTATAATATGTTTAGTTGTAGTTTGTTCAAACATTCAAAATTACATTACGTTAGGCTAAATAAATACGAACAAAGACGGGTAGGCTTAGattactagcttaagcccgcggcTTCACATGAGTAGAATGCGGGAACTCCTAGAATGAAGTCATTTCATCGTTCACCAATGTGATAGTCAAGGTCGGAGGCCTGTAAAAGTTTAGGTCTCTACCACTTGTCGATTTGTTAATCGCCACAGTTCCTACATCAGAGAAAGCACTGatctatacagcgtgtatttctGTTATTCACTACCGAAATCTTTAAGAGTGTAAAAAGCTTAACTTAAgctacgtttccaccaataacatatgcgaggatgtattgcgaggaatgtgcttttcattaaccaatagaaacgcttcatttacctcgccttgcacagcacatctctggtggaaacagctgagtggagcgaggcgaggtaaatgaagcgtttataTGATGGTGGTGGTAGGTGGTAGgacattgtgcaaggtccgcccggattgctaccacaatcttgctcgctaatcctgccgtgaagcagcagtgcttgctctgttgtgtttcggcgtggagagtaagacagccgatgaaattactggcacttgaggtatcccatcttagggttggcaacgcattgcAATTGGTGTTGCAGAATGGCGGTGGTGTACCATCAGAGACCCAGTTTGGCATGCAATCGATATGTATATGATATAAAattaacacatcctcgcacattattggtggaaacgcaccTTGATAAACCGAATGTTAGGACTACTTAGGACAACATTATCAACACATGGTCTGCGCGGACGAATGACGAACGACGAACATTTGTAGTCCACCTGTACACTGAATCACAAAGATGTGAAGGAGTGAAATGGTAATGGTAGGTCATCAACTTACGTCTATATTGTTTGTATCCCCGGATCTCTTGCCGTGGCCTCCGAAACAGGAGTGGCCGAAAGCGGAGCACCCGCCTGCAAATACATTACTGATTTTAACACTTGCCAAACTAGGTTCGAGAATAGATATTATTAAACCAAAGGCAAACACAAATACCTCTTACAACGTATGCTACCAAACGaaggaaaatattattattaatttccgTGATACAACAGATGCAAAATgcaaatattcaaaatacaattttcacgagatgaataattaattataacccTTACAATCAATGTGGGCTTATGTCGCGGAAACACCATGGCAGGTGACTAAACAGAAATTATCATAACATTTGAGGGCACGTGGAGAATTGAGAACGAAATACTTTTACTAGGAAACACGAATCGGTTTCATTTAGGTATAAACAAAACATAGCGCAACAAGAACGAATCGTGCACCGAGAAGTGCCTATATTAAATTTGTATAGCAGCACGTGCACTTAACTCTGTAGTGCATAAATTTGTAGGTAGCCAGTGTAATTAGAGCTCTGCTCCTAAGCATAATGTGCTGTGTGTCATTTTAGATGCAGTTACTGACGTAGAAGGTAGACAAGCAGCAAAAGTAAGATCTCCAGACTTTCCTTAGTTGTGGTGGTGGCAAAAGCTTATGGTATGTTAGCACATACCAAAGGTATAAAGGTAGCcctttatactaaatttcaagtttttagcaCAACCATTTAAAATCTACTCACACTACACCTTTGACGCGGTgtactttgaacatcgatcaatatGTCAAAACTTTAGGTaaccacaatttaaaaaatcttattaaacACAACGGTAGGTAATACCTACTAGGTATTCAGTAAAATAACCCAACCTGCTTACTTCTGAAATATTCTAAATTTTAACTTCGTAAGACCATCATAAGATCATattaaagtacaaatcaattgtaagaataaaaGTATCGAACGTGGAGTaaaattttttaaatgaaattggaGCTTCCATTTACTCGTATGAATAATTTCCAAGATCACAAATTCTCAGCTTGTAGAACTAAGTATGTTATTGTGAAAAAAGCCAAGGCTTGCCAAGTTAAGACAccttgttataaaaataaatatgtcgtcCACGTAACAACCATCGACAACCATAGTTAGTCATCCGCTTTAGTAATCAATGCTGATTGAAGCGAAGCTATTCGCTGTTATTAAAACCTGACCCACATTGCTATTTGAATAGAACTAAAACTTCAATGAAAGACTTCAAAAGCCAGTGATTCAACCTTACTAAGAACTTATATGAATTCTATACACGTGACTTTGCTTTTTGTAAATAAGGAAAATATAGTGCTATTTTCACCTTTTGATTTCCTAGTCCAAGAGCTGGTAGGCGTTTTCGATATACACTTCagttcaaataataattaatttcctGTATAATAATTCACTTATAACATGTACAGTGCCAACACTTGTGCAATGCTACCTTTATAACATCttaacacacaaacaaataatagtctgaatattttttttttattgcaagacTGTCAATGTTGtgattttcaattttgattCTATTTTATTGTTACAACGTTCATTTAATTCTAATAAGTatgtgattttattgttttaatctcTCTCTTTCAAAACTGCAACGCCATTAAGagtttcataattttgtttatgttgtgttgttCTTATCGACATGTGAATTGCATTAACAAACCAGTAAACAATATCAAATTTTAGTAAAGTCAACTGAAGCCATTTCTGTGTTTTATAGCCAGATATCACCAAAAAATCATTGTACAAGTTTTACGCGGCATCAAATACGTAATGTGAAATGTCTACTGGCTTTCggaatataattttcattacttACA is a window from the Choristoneura fumiferana chromosome 13, NRCan_CFum_1, whole genome shotgun sequence genome containing:
- the LOC141434196 gene encoding neuropeptide CCHamide-2-like — its product is MAQITIALTLMAALLMLQDVSAKRGCSAFGHSCFGGHGKRSGDTNNIDSSNPEMMLQRQLGQEETPPHPGYPRSGYSGLLPAGDDIIPVRDGGIYDPESSAAAREVMKFKLRNIVKHWMDSYRRSQSNDEGYFAETL